AGCTCACAAACGAAACGACAAGTTAAACCAATAAAAAAATAAACATTAGGAGGACAAAATTATGATGACACCAATGATGAGACGTAACGCAGCTTGGCTGCCCAGTGTATTCAACGATTTGTTTGACACTGATTTCATGCCGAAGGCAAATGCCACAGCACCTGCTATTAACGTTAAGGAGACTGATAAGGCCTATACCGTAGAACTGGCAGCACCAGGAATGACGAAGGAAGACTTCAACGTTCATATCAACGACGAGGGTAACCTCATCATCAAGATGGAGAAGAAGCAGGAACAGAAAGAGGAAGACAAGAGCTCTCGCTACCTGCGCCGTGAATTCTCTTACACTAAGTTCGAACAGACGCTTATCTTGCCTGACGACGTAAAGAAGGAAGATATTGCTGCTCGTGTTGAGAATGGCGTGCTGACTGTAGAACTGCCTAAGATCGTAGAAGAGAAGGCGAAGGTGAGCCGTCAGATTGAGATTGGATAACCACAAATAGATGATGAAAGGAGACTCTGCCTTTCGTTGGCAGAGAGTAGAGATGCCGACCCGCAAACCGTGGGTTGGCATTTTTTTGTTCATTTTATTTTGCAGAGTTCGTTTTTCTTTTTACCTTTGCGCTTTACTAGTTTAGTAAGAACAACAAAAGTGTTTAGTAAGAACGCTCTGAGTGTTTGGTAAGAACGCTTCGAGCATTTAGTAAGAAAAGAAAAAAACTCTAATAATATGAATATCGCAATTGTAGGAACAGGTTATGTAGGATTGGTCAGCGGAACATGTTTCGCTGAGATGGGTGCTCATGTCACTTGTGTTGATGTCGATGCACAGAAGATTGAAAAGCTGAAAAACGGCATCATGCCAATCTATGAGCCGGGACTGGAA
This region of Prevotella sp. E13-27 genomic DNA includes:
- a CDS encoding Hsp20/alpha crystallin family protein, whose protein sequence is MTPMMRRNAAWLPSVFNDLFDTDFMPKANATAPAINVKETDKAYTVELAAPGMTKEDFNVHINDEGNLIIKMEKKQEQKEEDKSSRYLRREFSYTKFEQTLILPDDVKKEDIAARVENGVLTVELPKIVEEKAKVSRQIEIG